In a single window of the Hippocampus zosterae strain Florida chromosome 6, ASM2543408v3, whole genome shotgun sequence genome:
- the il17a/f2 gene encoding interleukin 17a/f2 → MERIQLLRAFLLCLLSVHWCLAMPLQSQCTDESFCTYSLHDYHSQLVNMPSHINERSLAPWNYIENIDLDRVPQVIHEASCHTSHSCRGLDNAFGLETIPVAVRMPVLKKNPNCFPTASYSLEFELITIACICAISRHS, encoded by the exons ATGGAAAGGATTCAG CTGCTGCGAGCATTTTTGCTCTGCCTGCTGTCTGTCCACTGGTGCCTGGCTATGCCCCTGCAGAGCCAATGTACCGATGAATCATTCTGCACATATAGCTTACATGATTACCACAGCCAGTTGGTCAATATGCCCAGTCACATCAATGAGCGCAGTCTTGCCCCCTGGAATTATAT TGAAAATATTGACTTGGACCGGGTACCTCAAGTGATACATGAAGCCAGTTGCCACACGAGCCACTCCTGCAGAGGGCTGGACAACGCTTTTGGTCTTGAGACCATACCTGTAGCCGTGAGAATGCCCGTCCTCAAGAAGAACCCCAACTGTTTCCCGACGGCAAGCTACTCCTTAGAATTTGAACTCATCACCATAGCATGTATATGTGCTATTTCCAGGCACAGTTAA
- the sdf2l1 gene encoding stromal cell-derived factor 2-like protein 1 — MKMESRNAVLLKLLVFFVLWSYFEGRETEYKDVTCGSLVKLMNTRHSVRLHSHDVKYGSGSGQQSVTGVENSDDGNSYWQIRGKANHPCQRGTAIKCGQPIRFTHMKTGRNLHTHHFSSPLSNNQEVSAFGENGEGDDLDVWTVQCDGVHWERNDAVRFKHVGTNVFLSVTGEQYGPPIRGQWEVHGMTSPNQHNWWQVMEGVFIQPSQDPLHQSAHHTEL; from the exons ATGAAGATGGAGAGTCGCAACGCAGTTCTTCTTAAACttcttgtattttttgtgttgtgGTCATATTTTGAGGGAAGAGAGACTGAGTATAAAGATGTCACCTGCGGTTCACTGGTAAAACTGATGAACACCAGACATAGCGTTCGTCTCCATTCCCACGATGTCAAATACGGGTCAG GAAGCGGACAGCAGTCTGTCACTGGAGTTGAGAACTCAGATGATGGCAACAGTTATTGGCAGATACGAGGAAAGGCCAACCATCCGTGTCAGCGTGGCACAGCAATTAAGTGTGGTCAGCCTATACGCTTCACACACATGAAGACTGGCCGAAACCTTCACACACACCACTTCAGCTCCCCCTTATCTAATAATCAG GAGGTCAGTGCATTCGGAGAGAATGGCGAGGGTGATGACCTGGACGTTTGGACAGTGCAGTGTGATGGTGTCCACTGGGAACGCAATGACGCCGTGCGATTCAAGCATGTCGGTACCAATGTTTTCCTGAGTGTGACGGGTGAGCAGTATGGCCCTCCCATCCGTGGCCAATGGGAAGTACACGGCATGACCTCACCAAACCAGCATAACTGGTGGCAGGTGATGGAAGGCGTCTTCATCCAGCCAAGCCAGGATCCACTCCACCAATCAGCTCATCACACTGAACTCTGA